In one window of Vibrio sp. DW001 DNA:
- a CDS encoding substrate-binding domain-containing protein — protein sequence MRKKKETATVYDVAKLAGVSPATVSRFLNRTTFVSDEKSHKIEDAINALDYKPVYQPANTGNRRSMTIGALVQHPDSPFTSQILNDMEKVLISQGYQLTIASGHWDKKLETYALTSLKQQNIDGLIIVTGNLTNNQLIEFSNEIPIVAVGYDVKASKIRCINIDNELAGYMATLHLLQLGHSNIGHIKGLASQPDSLHRFDGYKRALKEAGLRPNQRLIKQGDFSSALAYKQTVELLNDEKAKVTAIFAANDLSAYGVIKAIHDHGLNVPDDISVIGLDDLPTSQYFTPGLTTLRQPIEEIGTVSANSILNFLSGDRHEDRLPPIDLIVRQTTRSLRN from the coding sequence ATGAGAAAGAAAAAAGAAACCGCTACCGTATATGATGTGGCTAAACTTGCCGGCGTATCTCCCGCCACTGTTTCTCGATTCTTAAATAGAACGACGTTTGTTTCAGATGAAAAAAGCCATAAGATTGAAGATGCCATCAACGCATTAGATTACAAACCCGTTTATCAACCTGCAAATACTGGCAATCGTCGTTCGATGACGATTGGGGCACTCGTTCAACATCCCGATAGCCCGTTCACCAGTCAAATTTTAAATGATATGGAAAAAGTGCTTATTTCGCAGGGATATCAATTAACTATTGCCTCGGGCCACTGGGATAAGAAACTTGAAACTTATGCATTAACAAGCCTCAAACAGCAAAATATCGATGGTCTCATTATAGTCACTGGTAACTTGACGAACAATCAACTGATTGAATTTTCAAATGAAATACCTATTGTTGCCGTAGGTTATGATGTAAAGGCAAGCAAAATACGCTGTATTAACATTGATAACGAGTTAGCCGGGTATATGGCCACACTTCACCTACTTCAGCTTGGTCATTCAAACATTGGACACATAAAAGGCCTTGCATCTCAGCCTGATTCACTGCATCGATTTGATGGGTATAAAAGAGCCTTGAAAGAAGCCGGACTAAGACCGAACCAAAGGCTAATAAAACAGGGCGATTTCAGTTCGGCTCTCGCTTATAAACAAACGGTTGAATTACTCAACGATGAAAAAGCCAAAGTCACGGCAATATTCGCCGCGAATGATCTCAGTGCATATGGTGTAATTAAAGCCATCCATGACCACGGTCTTAACGTACCTGATGATATCTCAGTGATTGGTTTAGATGATTTACCTACCTCGCAATACTTCACGCCGGGCTTAACCACATTAAGACAACCAATAGAGGAGATTGGGACCGTTTCTGCCAACTCTATCTTAAATTTCTTAAGCGGGGATCGACATGAAGATAGGTTGCCACCGATAGATTTGATCGTACGTCAGACAACGCGATCCTTGAGAAATTAG
- a CDS encoding sugar ABC transporter permease, translating into MKETVLSNQEELSEKEGFLSRLNVKALTPYGFLLPFLIIFSVFGIFPLLFSVFLSFHAWNPVEGIAAMEFVGFENYSIALTDPWLWRSLKNTFWLAITSGVAQHLVAIPVAYILVSLGDRLRHWLTSAYFLPYITSTVAASLIFFNMYSPNSGVINQALMGLADSTLLGWAFAWVNNYQPIRWLDDASFIKPSIAIVVFWKYTGFNIVLYTTGLMTIPKDILEAARMDGANALHRFWYVSLPMIRPFVFFAVTMTIIGNLQLFEEPFVLTKGLGGTGQAGLTISMYLYKVGWEWLEMGTASAISWLLFALIAFFTTIQFVLFGKKGLGEQ; encoded by the coding sequence ATGAAAGAAACAGTATTGTCGAATCAGGAGGAACTTTCTGAGAAGGAAGGGTTTCTTTCACGGTTAAACGTGAAAGCGCTTACACCGTATGGTTTTCTTTTGCCTTTTTTAATAATTTTTTCTGTTTTTGGTATTTTTCCGTTGCTCTTTTCCGTTTTTCTATCGTTCCATGCATGGAACCCAGTAGAAGGGATAGCCGCAATGGAATTTGTGGGTTTTGAGAACTACAGCATTGCATTAACAGACCCGTGGCTATGGCGTTCTCTTAAGAATACTTTCTGGCTAGCAATTACCTCTGGTGTCGCACAACATCTTGTTGCGATTCCGGTTGCGTACATCTTAGTTTCTCTTGGGGATAGGTTGCGTCACTGGCTGACGTCTGCCTATTTCTTACCGTACATTACGTCAACTGTAGCGGCGTCTCTGATTTTCTTTAACATGTATTCACCGAACTCAGGCGTAATCAACCAAGCATTAATGGGTTTGGCTGACAGTACATTGCTTGGTTGGGCGTTTGCGTGGGTAAACAACTACCAACCCATACGTTGGTTGGATGATGCCTCATTTATCAAACCGTCTATTGCTATCGTTGTCTTCTGGAAATATACCGGTTTCAATATCGTGCTTTATACGACAGGGTTAATGACCATACCAAAAGATATCTTAGAGGCAGCAAGAATGGATGGTGCAAATGCGCTGCATCGATTTTGGTATGTTTCATTACCGATGATTCGTCCGTTTGTTTTTTTTGCCGTCACGATGACTATCATTGGTAATTTGCAGTTGTTTGAAGAACCGTTTGTATTGACGAAAGGTCTTGGTGGTACAGGGCAGGCTGGTTTAACAATATCTATGTATTTATACAAAGTAGGTTGGGAGTGGCTAGAGATGGGAACGGCATCTGCAATTTCATGGTTGTTATTCGCACTTATTGCATTCTTCACAACGATTCAGTTTGTGTTATTTGGTAAAAAAGGCTTAGGGGAGCAATAA
- a CDS encoding GH116 family glycosyl hydrolase: MRNTIPYTSFTGVSEQICAQGNAVEFIQPWYSPISTTPNNTGMAVGGIGSTFTLTPLGNTPSFAFIPGIYIDNNDNQFNFNDFFVSVADEISTDKLAIAHLEKLAQHLHFYPALFQGKILDTSTSERALSGLIRAVKSGDFYAENQPQFVKWAIEFTTKTQAEIAADPHSTRTQLFVALDFFNGLIINNSAKRVSLTAQSDRKGIDAIAEHEIEYQVLYPMAQYRYSAFSEINIQRKVVSPIVRGDKRLCSLPIHWNEFEVTNLSDKPKTVTLVQSLKNLIGSTYVKQRPGVQDSACTLTQNPVKQSHISYEVQVGRTHGFSGVRLANQSPYQSDVDGEVLFGAQTERSLLKNRSITVSTKPSVYSVNENGAVIDALNTGRVNAHFDSGIYSGREALSALVTVQLDLEPNQSLSVRFVQVMDHNKILLQDWQSEKAYSQFYQKAHRSVAIMEEVLPSIDAIEQRIITEQIHYLDQAKNAIGDNASAVSFATMAMNTLSFLAESTVWDVKDKFLVKECVDYPFFNSLDVYFYGSFALLYLLPELDGCVMKEFSNGILAEDVTKRRFWEYEDKPHAELIDAKYEGVRAIRGAVIHDLGSPFDIQPDAYTWHNVKEWKDLAPKYVLMVYRHFKQTNDYSVVESCWQAVKESIEYLTNLIEEGDALPLTRGTDDTFDNLASHGISVYCASLWVAGLYAGAELAKLMGQEEFEIEYSDRADKALSVLEQGLWDEQKGYFHFYITPIQTKHLTGTGFQELATIGLHLTGNRVVDKDILNEYLDGVHTNSNESKVQSRYQAKRLLADIAPLAFTSEYNTIIEMDSDNSFGDALLADSYLKLLGLNGLFSQDKVERALDYVYETNYKINSPKLGVANMTLANGMPHDAFQAQDVWIGVQFSVASALRLSGKNDQAVELMDTVYDALYHQSKIPFAAPEGFNCSVTVSVDDLVSEFSISSTVANDWHTHLCKTECLLPDQRVNPFITSEIDTFSKLVSPIIDSGHVASLHVWLQNTGLKYTAGRYFRPGMIFAYLPEALQ, from the coding sequence ATGAGAAATACGATTCCATACACAAGTTTTACTGGTGTTTCAGAACAGATTTGTGCACAAGGTAATGCGGTAGAATTTATTCAGCCGTGGTATTCGCCAATTTCGACCACACCGAATAATACTGGTATGGCTGTTGGTGGTATAGGGAGTACCTTTACATTAACCCCTTTAGGTAATACGCCTAGTTTTGCTTTTATCCCCGGCATTTATATTGATAACAACGATAACCAGTTTAACTTTAACGATTTTTTCGTCTCGGTCGCAGATGAAATTAGCACAGACAAACTTGCTATTGCACACCTAGAAAAACTCGCGCAACATCTTCATTTTTATCCCGCCCTTTTCCAAGGGAAGATACTTGACACATCCACATCAGAGCGTGCATTAAGCGGATTAATACGGGCAGTAAAATCGGGTGATTTTTATGCAGAAAACCAACCGCAGTTCGTAAAGTGGGCCATTGAGTTCACCACGAAAACTCAAGCAGAAATAGCAGCAGATCCCCACTCGACAAGGACACAGTTATTCGTTGCCTTGGACTTTTTCAACGGTTTGATCATCAATAACAGTGCAAAAAGAGTGTCGCTTACTGCTCAGTCGGATCGCAAGGGGATTGACGCTATAGCAGAACATGAGATTGAGTATCAGGTTCTGTATCCTATGGCTCAGTATCGTTACTCTGCGTTCAGTGAGATTAACATTCAACGAAAGGTGGTATCACCTATTGTTCGTGGCGATAAAAGATTGTGCTCTTTGCCTATCCACTGGAATGAATTTGAAGTGACGAACTTATCAGACAAACCTAAGACGGTTACCTTAGTTCAGTCACTAAAAAACCTTATCGGTTCAACTTATGTTAAGCAGCGACCAGGCGTTCAAGATTCGGCTTGCACGCTTACGCAAAATCCTGTGAAGCAATCTCATATTAGTTATGAAGTTCAGGTTGGACGAACACACGGTTTTTCTGGTGTGAGGTTAGCAAATCAATCACCCTATCAGTCCGATGTCGATGGCGAAGTGTTATTTGGTGCTCAGACAGAGCGGTCACTACTGAAAAACCGATCGATTACAGTATCAACTAAGCCGTCGGTATATTCTGTCAATGAAAACGGAGCCGTAATCGATGCCTTAAATACTGGTCGAGTTAACGCGCATTTCGACAGCGGTATCTACAGTGGGCGAGAGGCGCTTTCGGCATTGGTAACGGTTCAGTTAGATCTGGAACCTAATCAGTCGTTAAGTGTTCGATTTGTTCAAGTAATGGACCACAATAAAATATTGTTGCAAGACTGGCAAAGCGAAAAAGCCTATAGTCAGTTTTATCAAAAAGCGCACCGTTCTGTCGCTATTATGGAAGAGGTGCTACCAAGTATAGACGCCATTGAACAGCGCATAATCACTGAGCAGATCCATTACCTAGATCAGGCTAAAAATGCGATAGGGGATAACGCTTCTGCGGTAAGTTTTGCGACCATGGCGATGAATACGCTGTCATTTCTTGCTGAATCGACGGTATGGGATGTGAAAGATAAGTTCCTAGTGAAAGAGTGTGTAGATTATCCATTCTTCAATTCTCTGGATGTCTATTTTTATGGTTCGTTTGCGTTGCTTTATCTGTTACCAGAGCTCGACGGTTGTGTAATGAAAGAGTTCTCCAACGGGATTCTTGCTGAAGATGTAACCAAGCGTCGTTTTTGGGAGTATGAAGACAAACCACATGCAGAGCTTATCGATGCCAAATATGAAGGGGTAAGGGCAATACGTGGTGCGGTGATACATGATCTTGGTAGCCCTTTTGATATTCAACCAGACGCTTACACTTGGCACAATGTAAAGGAATGGAAAGATCTCGCGCCAAAATATGTGTTAATGGTTTATCGTCATTTCAAACAAACGAATGATTATTCTGTTGTTGAATCCTGCTGGCAAGCAGTAAAAGAGAGCATAGAATACCTGACTAATTTGATTGAAGAAGGGGATGCATTGCCACTAACAAGAGGAACAGATGACACCTTTGATAACCTAGCCTCGCATGGTATATCGGTATACTGCGCGAGTCTTTGGGTAGCCGGCCTTTATGCGGGAGCGGAGTTAGCGAAGTTGATGGGCCAAGAGGAGTTTGAGATCGAATATAGTGATCGTGCTGATAAAGCATTGTCAGTGCTAGAACAAGGTCTGTGGGATGAGCAGAAAGGGTATTTTCACTTTTATATTACTCCAATTCAAACCAAACACTTAACGGGAACAGGTTTTCAAGAACTGGCGACGATTGGGTTACACCTAACAGGTAACCGTGTGGTCGATAAAGATATCCTAAATGAGTATCTTGATGGCGTACATACAAACTCAAATGAGAGCAAAGTACAATCGAGATACCAAGCTAAACGACTTCTTGCAGACATCGCTCCGCTGGCGTTTACTAGTGAGTATAATACCATTATTGAGATGGACTCGGATAATAGCTTTGGAGACGCTTTGCTTGCGGATAGTTACCTTAAGTTATTGGGTTTAAATGGTTTGTTTAGTCAAGATAAAGTTGAACGAGCCTTAGATTATGTTTACGAGACGAACTATAAAATAAACAGCCCTAAACTCGGTGTCGCCAACATGACCTTGGCAAACGGCATGCCGCACGACGCATTTCAGGCTCAAGATGTCTGGATAGGAGTGCAGTTTAGTGTCGCTTCAGCTCTAAGACTGAGCGGCAAAAATGATCAAGCCGTTGAATTGATGGATACCGTCTATGACGCTCTATATCATCAATCAAAAATTCCATTTGCCGCACCAGAAGGATTTAATTGTTCTGTGACCGTATCAGTCGATGATTTGGTCTCTGAGTTTTCAATCTCTAGTACTGTGGCGAATGATTGGCACACCCACTTATGTAAAACGGAATGTTTGTTACCGGATCAACGAGTAAATCCATTTATTACTTCTGAAATAGACACCTTTAGTAAATTGGTCTCCCCAATCATTGACTCGGGACATGTGGCGAGTTTGCATGTTTGGTTGCAGAATACGGGATTGAAATACACAGCAGGACGTTACTTCAGACCGGGAATGATATTTGCGTATTTACCAGAAGCATTGCAATAA
- a CDS encoding carbohydrate ABC transporter permease yields MKLSALKPSSDVSELITKILLAALAAILIVSALITVFPFLWSALLSTRDRSEIFGSGISLMMGDSLAINYDKLLEIMPFWQAMFNSIYVAFLGTTISLLFCSMGGYAFAVFKFRGKNVLFGMLVGSMMIPPVLSLIPYFMIVKFLGLMDNHMAVWLPFTTTPFGIFLMRQHVIASIPKELLEASKLDGAGEFRTYWSVVLPLMRSALATLAIVQFVFFWNSFMQPLVVLTSPENYVITQALRSVQGIPNTPWGAVMLGTTISILPLVTAYLFASKQMISGLTSGAVKG; encoded by the coding sequence ATGAAATTAAGTGCACTAAAGCCAAGTTCTGACGTTTCAGAGCTAATCACAAAAATTTTATTGGCTGCGCTAGCCGCCATTCTTATCGTGTCTGCGTTGATTACGGTATTCCCGTTTTTGTGGTCTGCATTGTTGTCTACTCGCGACCGTTCCGAAATATTCGGTTCTGGCATAAGCCTAATGATGGGTGACAGCCTCGCGATTAACTACGATAAATTATTGGAAATAATGCCATTTTGGCAGGCAATGTTTAACAGTATCTATGTTGCCTTTCTTGGTACGACTATTTCGCTGCTATTTTGTAGTATGGGTGGATATGCGTTTGCCGTATTTAAGTTTAGAGGCAAGAATGTTCTATTTGGTATGTTAGTTGGGTCAATGATGATTCCACCTGTGTTAAGCCTTATACCTTATTTCATGATCGTGAAATTTCTGGGTTTAATGGATAACCATATGGCGGTGTGGTTACCGTTTACTACAACTCCGTTTGGTATCTTTCTAATGCGACAGCATGTTATTGCCTCTATTCCTAAAGAGCTATTAGAAGCTTCTAAGTTAGACGGCGCAGGCGAATTTAGAACCTATTGGAGTGTTGTGCTTCCGTTGATGAGATCAGCGCTTGCGACATTAGCCATCGTTCAGTTTGTATTTTTCTGGAACTCATTCATGCAACCGCTCGTTGTGCTTACATCGCCAGAGAATTACGTAATTACTCAGGCATTGAGAAGTGTGCAAGGGATACCAAACACCCCGTGGGGAGCGGTAATGCTAGGAACCACAATCTCGATATTACCACTTGTCACTGCTTATCTGTTTGCATCTAAACAGATGATAAGTGGGTTAACTTCTGGCGCAGTGAAAGGGTAA
- a CDS encoding glycosyl transferase — translation MKFGFFDDKKKEYVATTPVTPIKWSNYVGTLNFGGIVDSNGGVLLCKGDPALNRITKYVAQMPNSDFKGSTLYLKVRNKTGDVEIFSPFFTPTLKPLDRFENHTGLSYTTIVSEAFGVRSEVTFFVPKNDDVLLQDIKITNISDEELHVDVVPVFEFTHFDALKQLLNADWVPQTMTLNAHTQDSGHVVLEQYAFMKRDYAVNLMTADRVATSFDGDRQQFLGDFGYGSWAAPMALQKDELGNTECLRGDNIGALNLRLGWLGKGATERTVVQLTQKSTLSEATEMMAKYRIHSNVDNAFSELSSDWDVYLDTLQVNTPDESMNSMLNIHNPRQCHTTKNWSRYLSLYQLGYGARGIGFRDSSQDTLGVIAHMPEEAREFIERLLSVQKRDGSAMHQFFPSTMEANEGDSREEEDRPSYYGDDHLWIIYAVTQYVKETGNSEFLNKIIPFYEKDSKNTPLEKGTVWNHLCRSIEFTRTNTGSHGLPLLGFADWNDTVNLPTGAESLMVANMYGKALLDMLDLCKLRRDLQLSEEFCAQYKHMQKVVNDHGWDGEWYVRYYDENSAPIGSHSNEQGQIYTNGQSWPVISGFATDERAEQALDSVNRKLNTANGIKLSTPGYNGFEPRLGGVSTYPPGAKENGGIFLHSNPWVMIAEAKMGNGERAYEYYRQINPASKNDDLNTFETEPYCYPQNILGDEHKQFGLGRNAWLSGTSAWTYVAGTQWILGVRPEVDGLLVDPCIPANWPEFTMKRKFRGATYCIHVSNPDSVCKGVREMRVDGVRIEGNKAPVFTTGEHKIDVILG, via the coding sequence ATGAAATTTGGTTTTTTTGACGACAAGAAAAAAGAGTATGTAGCCACAACACCAGTGACACCGATTAAATGGAGTAACTACGTTGGCACACTAAATTTTGGCGGCATCGTTGATAGCAACGGTGGCGTGCTTCTTTGTAAAGGCGATCCTGCTCTAAACCGTATTACTAAATACGTAGCACAGATGCCTAACTCGGACTTTAAGGGTTCGACCCTATATCTGAAAGTACGCAACAAAACGGGCGATGTAGAGATCTTCTCTCCATTTTTTACGCCAACGTTGAAGCCGTTAGATAGATTCGAAAATCACACAGGGCTTTCCTATACTACGATAGTTTCTGAAGCGTTCGGCGTACGTAGTGAAGTGACCTTCTTCGTACCCAAAAACGATGACGTACTCCTGCAAGATATTAAAATCACCAATATCTCTGATGAAGAGTTACACGTTGATGTTGTACCTGTATTTGAATTTACACATTTTGATGCGCTTAAGCAGTTGCTCAATGCTGATTGGGTTCCTCAAACCATGACGTTGAATGCACACACACAAGATTCAGGTCACGTGGTACTTGAACAGTATGCTTTCATGAAGCGTGATTACGCCGTTAACTTAATGACGGCGGACCGTGTGGCCACATCATTTGATGGCGATCGCCAACAGTTTCTTGGTGACTTTGGTTATGGAAGTTGGGCTGCGCCAATGGCCTTGCAAAAGGATGAATTAGGTAATACAGAGTGTCTACGCGGCGATAATATTGGTGCGTTAAATCTAAGGTTAGGTTGGCTTGGCAAGGGGGCAACAGAAAGAACGGTGGTCCAGTTGACTCAAAAATCGACGCTAAGTGAAGCGACGGAAATGATGGCAAAATATCGCATTCATAGCAATGTCGATAACGCTTTTTCTGAACTCTCTTCTGATTGGGACGTTTATTTAGATACTCTTCAGGTTAATACGCCAGATGAATCGATGAATTCGATGTTAAATATCCACAATCCACGTCAGTGTCATACCACCAAAAATTGGTCTCGTTATCTGTCGTTGTATCAACTCGGTTATGGAGCACGTGGTATCGGCTTCCGTGATTCATCTCAAGATACCCTTGGTGTGATTGCGCATATGCCCGAAGAAGCCCGTGAATTTATCGAACGTTTGCTCTCGGTCCAGAAGCGAGATGGGTCGGCAATGCACCAGTTTTTCCCTTCTACTATGGAAGCCAACGAAGGTGATTCAAGAGAAGAAGAAGACCGTCCGAGTTATTATGGTGATGACCATTTATGGATCATATACGCGGTAACGCAGTATGTAAAAGAGACAGGTAATAGTGAGTTTTTGAATAAGATTATCCCTTTCTATGAGAAAGACAGCAAGAATACACCTCTAGAGAAAGGAACGGTGTGGAACCATCTATGTCGATCCATTGAATTTACTCGTACCAATACGGGGTCACATGGTTTGCCTCTGCTTGGTTTTGCAGATTGGAACGACACCGTCAATCTGCCAACGGGTGCAGAATCACTTATGGTGGCAAACATGTACGGCAAGGCGTTGCTCGATATGCTTGACCTCTGCAAATTGCGACGTGACTTACAACTCAGTGAAGAGTTTTGCGCACAATATAAACATATGCAAAAAGTGGTGAATGATCACGGTTGGGATGGTGAATGGTATGTCCGTTATTATGATGAAAATAGCGCGCCAATTGGCTCACACAGCAATGAACAAGGTCAAATATATACAAATGGGCAGAGCTGGCCGGTTATCTCTGGTTTTGCTACAGATGAGAGAGCAGAGCAGGCGCTTGATTCTGTTAACAGAAAGCTAAATACAGCCAATGGAATTAAGCTCTCTACGCCGGGATATAATGGGTTTGAACCTCGCTTAGGTGGTGTATCAACTTATCCTCCCGGAGCAAAAGAGAACGGTGGCATTTTTCTACACTCTAACCCTTGGGTGATGATTGCTGAAGCAAAAATGGGCAATGGCGAGCGCGCGTATGAATACTACCGCCAGATTAACCCTGCATCGAAAAACGATGATTTGAATACATTTGAAACCGAACCATATTGCTATCCACAAAATATATTAGGTGACGAACATAAGCAATTTGGTTTAGGTCGAAATGCGTGGCTTTCGGGTACCTCAGCGTGGACATATGTTGCGGGTACTCAATGGATACTTGGTGTAAGACCTGAAGTGGATGGTTTGCTTGTCGACCCATGTATTCCGGCTAATTGGCCAGAGTTTACGATGAAACGTAAATTTAGAGGCGCAACCTATTGTATTCATGTCTCTAACCCTGACTCTGTTTGTAAAGGGGTTCGCGAAATGCGTGTCGATGGTGTACGTATTGAAGGTAATAAAGCGCCTGTATTCACCACTGGTGAACACAAAATTGATGTAATACTTGGTTAA
- the ugpC gene encoding sn-glycerol-3-phosphate ABC transporter ATP-binding protein UgpC, translating to MANVEFRNIKKSFGDVDVVKQFDFEVEDGEFVVFLGPSGCGKSTTLRMLAGLESITSGEIYVGGKLMNKIDAKDRDLAMVFQSYALYPHMTVYENIAFALKLKGMAKADIDTEVRKATKMLELDPLLDRKPKELSGGQRQRVAMGRAMVRTPKVFLFDEPLSNLDAKLRGVMREEIKHLHRELKTTTIYVTHDQIEAMTLADRIVILKDGYVEQVGTPTDVFKRPANKFVAQFIGNPSMNMLDANLVDTDGEWAIQLGDIVIPLPERFKTLATKNLALHMGIRPTDLHLRSEQVEHDRVLPVPVVIQDKELLGASILLKTQVAKQQMMVETQAAVVDVASATLYIDLDAIHLFDALSGKSLAL from the coding sequence ATGGCAAATGTAGAATTTAGAAATATCAAAAAATCCTTCGGCGATGTTGATGTAGTAAAACAGTTCGATTTTGAAGTAGAAGATGGCGAGTTTGTTGTATTTTTAGGGCCATCTGGTTGTGGAAAATCAACCACGCTACGCATGCTTGCTGGCTTAGAGAGCATCACCTCCGGCGAGATTTATGTTGGTGGTAAGTTGATGAATAAGATAGATGCTAAAGATCGTGATTTAGCGATGGTATTTCAAAGCTACGCACTATACCCCCATATGACGGTCTACGAAAATATTGCCTTTGCCCTCAAGCTAAAAGGAATGGCAAAAGCAGACATAGATACGGAGGTTCGCAAGGCAACTAAAATGCTTGAACTTGATCCGCTATTAGACCGTAAACCGAAAGAACTGTCTGGGGGTCAACGTCAACGTGTCGCGATGGGACGTGCAATGGTGCGTACGCCGAAAGTATTCTTGTTTGATGAGCCTTTATCTAACCTAGACGCAAAACTTCGTGGTGTGATGCGTGAAGAAATAAAACATCTTCATCGTGAACTTAAAACAACAACGATATATGTAACGCACGACCAGATTGAAGCAATGACGTTGGCGGATCGTATTGTCATTCTAAAAGATGGGTATGTTGAGCAAGTTGGTACTCCGACAGACGTATTTAAGCGCCCTGCCAATAAGTTTGTGGCTCAATTTATCGGCAATCCATCAATGAACATGTTAGATGCTAATCTTGTTGATACCGATGGCGAATGGGCTATCCAATTAGGTGATATTGTTATCCCGCTGCCTGAGCGATTTAAAACGCTGGCGACCAAGAACCTTGCGTTACACATGGGGATTCGTCCTACCGACCTTCATCTGCGTAGCGAGCAAGTCGAGCATGATCGTGTATTGCCTGTGCCCGTAGTCATTCAAGATAAAGAATTACTTGGCGCAAGCATCTTACTTAAGACGCAGGTTGCGAAGCAACAAATGATGGTAGAAACGCAAGCGGCAGTTGTTGATGTGGCAAGTGCGACACTTTACATCGATTTAGATGCGATTCATCTATTCGATGCATTAAGTGGTAAGTCACTCGCGCTATAA